The following proteins are encoded in a genomic region of Artemia franciscana unplaced genomic scaffold, ASM3288406v1 Scaffold_5953, whole genome shotgun sequence:
- the LOC136043435 gene encoding piggyBac transposable element-derived protein 3-like, translating into MLGRFELDNGDDTDQFDLPLPGLNDTTASNSFSSTSSAPVSASSAIQSAIVTAPAEPFVLTRAQKNAPSQAVAGLVTPIDATQVTAKPVAKKKVAKEAKQYKWIKTEPEPRNITWKGSMPHFDEVQTPLDLFRMFITEDILSNIVDQTNLNAMRKKNLALKLSLEELRRFLGVQMLMSILKLPAIRMYWENGIRYSPVADTMSRDRFISLRSFFHICDDTLMIPKGEVGHDKLFKIRRLYDAFRENLKKIDPEEIQSIDEQMIPFKGTIGFRQYLKDKPHSWGVKVFTRAGISGIVYDIEIYTGKGAVEISELGQGTDVVLRLVENLPRFMNFKLFFANFYTGIDLIHKLRVEYGIESCGTIRSDRMRGAVLDTDANMKKKGRGSVDLRFERH; encoded by the coding sequence ATGCTTGGCAGGTTCGAGTTAGACAATGGCGATGACACGGATCAATTCGATTTGCCTCTCCCGGGCTTGAATGATACAACAGCGTCAAACAGTTTTTCAAGCACATCATCAGCACCAGTGTCAGCTTCTTCTGCAATACAGTCAGCAATAGTTACTGCACCTGCTGAACCCTTTGTCCTTACAAGAGCTCAAAAAAATGCTCCTTCCCAAGCAGTGGCCGGTCTAGTGACTCCAATTGATGCTACTCAGGTCACGGCAAAACCAGTAGCAAAAAAGAAGGTAGCGAAGGAGGCAAAGCAATACAAGTGGATAAAAACGGAGCCCGAACCTCGAAATATTACATGGAAGGGTTCTATGCCACACTTTGACGAGGTACAAACGCCCCTTGATCTCTTCCGAATGTTTATCACAGAAGACATTCTTTCAAACATTGTGGACCAAACGAATCTGAATGCCATGAGAAAGAAGAATCTTGCTCTGAAACTTTCCCTTGAAGAGCTGCGCAGATTTCTTGGAGTTCAAATGCTTATGAGCATTCTCAAACTTCCGGCTATTAGAATGTACTGGGAGAATGGAATACGATATTCCCCGGTGGCTGATACCATGAGCAGAGATAGGTTCATCAGCTTGAGGTCTTTTTTCCACATTTGCGATGACACCTTAATGATACCGAAAGGGGAGGTTGGTCATGATAAACTGTTCAAGATCAGAAGACTATACGACGCATTCAGggagaatctgaaaaaaatagacccTGAAGAGATCCAAAGTATTGACGAACAGATGATCCCATTCAAAGGAACAATTGGATTTCGACAGTACTTGAAGGACAAGCCCCACTCGTGGGGTGTAAAGGTTTTCACGAGAGCCGGCATCAGCGGAATAGTGTATGACATAGAGATATATACAGGAAAAGGAGCTGTTGAAATTTCTGAACTTGGCCAAGGTACTGACGTTGTCCTTCGGCTTGTAGAAAACCTGCCAAGGTTCATGAACTTCAAGTTGTTCTTTGCTAACTTCTATACTGGCATCGATCTCATTCACAAGCTCCGGGTTGAATATGGCATCGAGTCATGTGGTACGATACGCAGCGACAGAATGAGGGGCGCTGTTCTAGATACCGACGCCAACATGAAGAAGAAAGGACGAGGGTCAGTGGACTTGCGTTTTGAAAGACATTGA